One genomic segment of Nitrosopumilus sp. includes these proteins:
- a CDS encoding DUF2070 family protein → MEKASDDVSNIHNRFSLTLINPSSHYFSLVGSLSISAVIFLATYFGYLDNIFSKDVWYRLPIIIGVLAITQLLDTRFSKKKEYSKSLHSSLFGIMLWVVTLLMGLLASIVLSKETSLFFITFGMFLFASFRIGIYTTTLGVSLRKAWAICFVQPLAMFFVLIPQDLWIPMLSDPLSLGYGISFMIIASVWSYLTDRAGRPGMESTHKTIQAYLASQGNDFTDAEEIMEQRSNETKVSTSQIRLSSSNGQKEFRMVLPEIHPGPYHPVGGSNIPYLIYKNLSSSAMVMHSISDHALNLPSRNEVENYLKNLENSEVKEEGIHCTEPVTVQINKARVIGLLFGNNPLLFLSLSPHGMEDIPSYMKTEIEQYAKNRNYARTMIVDCHNAMGEEISKEDGEDMLKAAKSCLDTLITKESHSIEFGYANSDDMDVWTEDLGMGGLGIVCLKINDKKYFLGWADANNMENGVREKIIDNFLKRDYQLLEICTSDTHFAPVKARNRNGYYQLGLITSADKLSSWFLDIAKKSESDISSAKFEILENETKVKVMGTGIYEDYSKALDNSLKITKGFVIGGVVFFSTSLFL, encoded by the coding sequence ATGGAAAAAGCCTCAGATGATGTTTCAAACATACATAACAGGTTCTCCCTTACTCTAATCAATCCATCTTCACATTACTTTTCCCTAGTTGGATCATTATCAATTTCAGCAGTGATTTTTCTTGCAACATATTTTGGATATCTAGATAATATTTTCTCAAAAGATGTATGGTATAGACTTCCAATAATTATCGGAGTACTTGCAATCACTCAATTACTAGATACAAGATTTTCAAAGAAGAAAGAATACTCAAAGTCTCTTCATTCATCACTTTTTGGAATAATGTTATGGGTTGTAACACTTCTAATGGGATTACTAGCAAGTATTGTATTATCAAAAGAAACTTCATTGTTTTTTATCACATTTGGAATGTTTCTCTTTGCAAGTTTTAGAATAGGAATTTACACTACAACGCTTGGAGTAAGTCTTAGAAAAGCTTGGGCAATCTGTTTTGTTCAGCCATTAGCAATGTTTTTTGTTTTAATTCCTCAAGATTTATGGATTCCAATGCTTTCTGATCCATTATCATTAGGTTATGGAATATCCTTTATGATTATTGCAAGCGTATGGTCATATCTTACAGATAGGGCAGGAAGACCAGGAATGGAGAGTACACATAAAACAATTCAAGCATATCTTGCATCACAAGGAAATGATTTCACAGATGCTGAAGAGATCATGGAACAGCGCTCAAATGAAACTAAAGTATCGACATCACAAATTAGATTGTCATCATCAAATGGACAAAAAGAGTTCAGAATGGTTTTGCCTGAAATTCATCCAGGACCATATCATCCAGTAGGAGGAAGCAACATCCCATATCTTATTTACAAAAACTTGTCATCGTCAGCAATGGTAATGCATAGTATTTCAGATCATGCGCTAAATTTGCCATCAAGGAACGAAGTTGAAAATTATTTAAAAAATTTAGAAAATAGCGAGGTAAAAGAAGAAGGTATTCACTGTACAGAACCTGTAACGGTTCAAATTAACAAAGCAAGAGTTATCGGTTTACTATTTGGAAATAATCCACTTTTGTTTTTATCACTCTCACCACATGGAATGGAGGATATTCCAAGTTACATGAAAACAGAAATTGAGCAGTATGCAAAAAATCGAAATTATGCAAGAACAATGATCGTTGATTGCCATAATGCAATGGGTGAAGAAATTTCTAAAGAAGATGGAGAAGATATGCTAAAGGCAGCAAAATCATGTTTGGATACTCTAATAACAAAAGAGAGTCACTCAATAGAATTTGGTTATGCAAACTCTGATGATATGGATGTATGGACAGAAGATCTTGGAATGGGCGGACTAGGAATTGTTTGTTTGAAAATCAACGATAAAAAATATTTTCTAGGATGGGCAGATGCTAACAATATGGAAAATGGAGTAAGAGAGAAAATAATCGATAATTTTTTAAAAAGAGATTATCAGTTACTTGAGATATGTACCTCAGATACACATTTTGCTCCTGTTAAGGCTAGAAACAGAAATGGGTATTATCAATTAGGATTGATTACAAGTGCAGACAAGTTATCGTCTTGGTTTTTGGATATTGCCAAAAAATCTGAATCAGATATTTCTTCAGCAAAATTTGAGATATTAGAAAATGAAACTAAAGTAAAAGTAATGGGGACAGGAATTTATGAAGATTATTCCAAAGCTCTAGATAATTCCCTAAAAATTACAAAAGGATTTGTAATTGGAGGAGTGGTATTTTTCAGCACTAGTCTGTTTCTATAG
- a CDS encoding preprotein translocase subunit Sec61beta, which produces MSSKKKSAPLPASSGGLMRFFEDETKGFKMDPRIVISIPIGLIAVSWAIDIFLAT; this is translated from the coding sequence ATGAGTAGTAAAAAGAAATCAGCTCCACTTCCAGCATCAAGTGGGGGTCTCATGAGATTTTTCGAAGACGAGACAAAAGGATTCAAGATGGATCCTAGAATAGTCATTTCAATCCCTATTGGTTTAATTGCAGTATCTTGGGCAATAGACATATTCCTAGCTACGTGA
- a CDS encoding Sjogren's syndrome/scleroderma autoantigen 1 family protein — protein MTEDLTKKAAEMLLNGATLLSAPCPYCAGVRVMKDGFALCINCGRKPERKDIPIEKTPKSFKSSLKQTLDNKLETLSKELENEKNHEKQQKILKSINSILEALEKIKT, from the coding sequence ATGACAGAGGATTTAACCAAAAAGGCAGCTGAAATGCTACTAAACGGGGCTACTTTGTTAAGTGCACCTTGCCCATATTGTGCAGGAGTGAGAGTAATGAAAGATGGATTTGCTTTATGTATTAATTGTGGTAGAAAACCCGAGAGAAAAGATATCCCAATTGAAAAAACACCAAAATCGTTCAAATCATCATTAAAGCAAACTTTGGATAATAAATTAGAGACTCTTTCTAAAGAATTAGAAAATGAGAAAAACCATGAAAAACAACAAAAAATTCTAAAATCAATTAATTCAATTTTAGAGGCTCTAGAAAAAATCAAAACATAA
- the yciH gene encoding stress response translation initiation inhibitor YciH: MAVICNTCGLPEDLCACGELAKDSTKIIIRLETRRFKKKGTMIEGLDPKLNNLETVAKELKNKYACGGTAKEGYIFLQGDHRDTIKDTLIHLGFPEESIELH, translated from the coding sequence ATGGCAGTAATTTGTAATACTTGTGGTCTTCCAGAAGATTTATGCGCATGTGGTGAACTGGCCAAAGATAGTACCAAAATTATCATTCGATTAGAAACTCGCCGTTTTAAGAAAAAGGGCACTATGATTGAAGGACTAGATCCCAAATTAAACAATTTAGAAACTGTTGCAAAAGAACTCAAAAACAAGTATGCTTGCGGCGGTACTGCAAAAGAAGGCTATATCTTTCTACAAGGAGATCATAGGGATACAATTAAAGACACTTTGATTCATTTGGGTTTTCCTGAAGAAAGTATTGAATTACATTAG